In Plutella xylostella chromosome 3, ilPluXylo3.1, whole genome shotgun sequence, the following proteins share a genomic window:
- the LOC125489326 gene encoding uncharacterized protein LOC125489326: protein MLVGEPSPAPRVVAGLRKLRPELSPAPVPTPTDPNLRISGVLRQYFSSADHEFTWVRAAVRGGCLLAWRDGTLPRRPAARLPLRHLHLRACASLPNAFQLSRLRDDAAVATFQACNATEYARWVRALCVEILRQTPLPHVRFLDVLPAADTAPAPPPAPAPAPRPPPRARRRLLSAGETTLVPRDHSPAATDEGIVVEDDDYDSSSDRSLDLSLSLDALKTTDVVDAPIRKAEIVKCDNCSKLNASSLQHHTLPRAARSLEPEPGRHRYLKRWEGSERGAERGRFAMEAARRKTSSLENRARSCSPNAHDAIAQYIPVRERRALFESMKEGGGSLARSSEQLAPARAAPASPRRAASLHDLQAPPSRSVSDLRQYFEAVARGAGPPAPPPGAPGPAQRHSAPPQPAPRAFSSLIYA from the exons GAGGCCCGAGCTGTCTCCAGCTCCTGTACCCACACCCACTGACCCCAATCTCAGGATATCAG GCGTGCTCCGCCAGTACTTCAGCTCCGCCGATCACGAGTTCACATGGGTGCGCGCGGCCGTCCGCGGCGGCTGCTTGCTCGCTTGGCGCGACGGCACCCTGCCCCGGCGGCCGGCGGCGAGGCTGCCGCTGCGCCACCTGCATCTGAGGGCGTGTGCCAGCCTGCCCAACGCGTTCCAGCTGTCTAGGCTGAGGGATGACGCCGCTGTTGCTACTTTCCAG GCGTGCAATGCGACGGAGTACGCGCGGTGGGTGCGCGCGCTGTGCGTGGAGATCCTGCGCCAGACGCCGCTGCCGCACGTGCGCTTCCTGGACGTGCTGCCGGCCGCGGACACGGCCCCCGCCCCACCCCCCGCGccggcccccgccccccggcccccgccccgcgcgcgccgccgcctgctgTCCGCCGGCGAGACCACGCTCGTGCCGCGCGACCACTCGCCCGCCGCCACGGACGAGGGCATCGTCGTCGAGGACGACGACTACGACTCATCGTCCGACCGCAGCCTCGACCTCTCGCTGTCCCTCGACGCTTTAAAAACCACCGACGTCGTCGACGCGCCCATACGCAAGGCGGAGATCGTCAAGTGTGATAACTGCAGCAAACTGAACGCGAGCTCCCTCCAGCACCACACGCTGCCGCGCGCGGCCAGGTCGCTCGAGCCGGAGCCGGGGCGACATCGGTATCTAAAGCGATGGGAGGGCTCGGAGCGAGGGGCCGAGCGAGGCCGCTTCGCGATggaggcggcgcggcggaAGACCTCCTCGCTGGAGAACAGGGCCAGGTCGTGCTCGCCCAACGCGCACGACGCTATAGCTCAATATATTCCCGTGAGAGAGCGGCGGGCGCTGTTCGAGTCGATGAAGGAGGGCGGCGGCTCGCTGGCGCGCAGCAGCGAGCAGCTGGCgccggcgcgcgccgcccccgcgtccccgcgccgcgccgcctcgcTGCACGACCTGCAGGCGCCGCCCTCGCGCTCCGTCAGCGACCTGCGCCAGTACTTCGAGGCGgtggcgcgcggcgcgggcccCCCCGCCCCTCCCCCCGGCGCCCCCGGCCCCGCGCAGCGACAcagcgcgccgccgcagcccgcgccgcgcgccttCTCCTCACTCATCTATGCCTGA